Within Streptomyces roseirectus, the genomic segment CGGCAACCGCCGCGTCACCCTCTACACCGACGCCGTCCGCGCGGCCGGCCTCCCCGCGCCCCGCGTCCTCGCCTGGGCGGACGTCCTCGCGGCGGGCGGCGCCGACTTCGCGCCCGGCGAGGTGGTCCGCCTCGACTCGCCGGGCGAGCACCCCGAGGTCGACCGAGTGCTGCGCGGCGGCGACGACCCGACGCGGGTCGAGGGCTCCGCGCGCTGGTACGCGGCGTTCCTGACGGCGCTCGGCACTCTGCGGGGCGGCGTGCGCCTCGACGATCCGGACGACCTCGCGGTGCTGTTCGACAAACGCCGCTGCCACGGCCGCCTGCGCGAAGCGGGCGTCCCCGTCCCCCACTCGCCCACCTCGGGCCCGGCCGCGCCCGCCGTCCACGGCTGGGACGACGTCCGCACGGCGATGCGCGAGCACCGCATGCCGAGGCTCTTCGTGAAGCTCGCGCACGGCTCGTCCGCGTCCGGTGTGCTGGCCGTCGAGACGGCGGGCGGCGGGCGGATCAGGGCGACGACGTCGGTCGAACGGGCGCCGGACGGACGACTGTTCAACTCGCTCAAGGTGCGCCGGTACGACAGCGAGCGCGAGATCGCGGCGATCGTCGACCGGCTCGCCCCGGACCACCTGCACCTGGAGCGCTGGTTCCCGAAGGCGGCACAGCGCGGGCGCGCGGCGGACCTGCGGGTCGTGGTCGTCGCGGGCCGCGCCACCCACGCGGTCGTCCGCACCAGCGGCACCCCGCTGACCAACCTGCACCTGGGCGGCAGGAGAGGCGACCTGGCGGAGGCGCGGGCGGCGGTCGAGGCGGCGGGCGGGCGCTGGGCCGACGTCCTCGGCGTCGCCGAACAGGCCGCCGCCCGCTTCCCGCGCACCCTGTGCGTCGGCGTCGACCTGCTGCCCGCCGTCGGCTGGACCGGCGCCGTCGTCGGCGAGGTCAACGCCTTCGGCGACCTGCTGCCCGGCCTCACCGGCCTGCCCGGCAGCGGCGCCGAAGGACTCGACACGTACGCGGCGCAGGTCGACGCCACCCTGAACCACACGCACGCCCTGACCCACGCGCACGCCGCGCACCACACGCCGAAACCTCCCGCGCACGCCGCCGCGACCCTTGCTCCGAACCACGGAAGAACCACCCATGCGCACCCCTGACATGACAAGGATCGTCGGCACCCACGACCTCCTCCTCGTCACCCTCGACACCCTGCGGTACGACGTCGCCGTCGAACTCGCCGAAGAGGGCCGCATCCCGAACCTCGCACGCCACCTCCCCGGCGGCCGGTGGGAGGAACGGCACGCCCCCGGCAGCTTCACGTACGCCTCCCACCAGGCCATGTTCGCCGGCTTCCTGCCCACCCCGGCGACCCCGGGTCCGCACCCCCGCCTCTTCGCCGCGCGCTTCGCGGGCAGCGAGACGACCGCCGGCGGCACCTTCGTGTACGACACCCCGGACCTCGTCTCCGGACTGGCGAAGGAGGGCTACCGCACGGTCTGTGTCGGCGGCGTCGGCTTCTTCAACCAGCGGGGCCCCCTCGGCAGCGTCCTCCCCGGCCTCTTCCAAGAGGCCCACTGGGAACCGGAGTTCGGCGTCACCTCCCCGCACTCCTTCGAGAACCAGGTCACCCGCGCCGAACAGATCGTCGCCGGACTCCCGCAGGACCAGCGCCTGTTCCTCTTCGTGAACGTCGCCGCCCTGCACCAGCCCAACTGGTTCCACCTCCCCGGCGCCACCCGCGAGGCCGGGGACACCCGCGCCACCCACGCCGCCGCCCTGGAGTACGTCGACCGGCACATCGGCCGCCTCTTCACCGCCGCGAGCAGCCGCCGCCCCTGCTTCACGATCGTCTGCTCCGACCACGGCACCGCCTACGGCGACGACGGCTACACCGGCCACCGCCTGGGCCACCCCGTGGTCTGGACGGTCCCGTACGCCCAATTCACCCTGAACCAGGGGGAGTCCGCGTGACCACCAACCGCGTGACCGAGAGCCCCTACCAGTCGTACGTCTACGCCTACCCCCACAAGACCGCGTACCGGAAACTCGACGACCGCCCCCCGCTCACCAAACTCTGGGCGGACGAGCCGAAGGCAGCCCTCTCCCTCTACTTCCACATCCCGTTCTGCGAGGTCCGCTGCGGCTTCTGCAACCTCTTCACCCGCATCGGCGCCCCCGACGGCCTCACCGCCGCCTACCTCGACGCCCTCGAACGCCAAGCGGCCGCGGCCCGCGAAGCCCTCGGGCCCGGCGACCGCCGCTTCGCCACCGCGGCCTTCGGCGGCGGCACCCCCACCTTCCTCACGGCCGCCGAACTCGACCGCCTCTGCGACCTCGCCGAAGACATGGGCGCCGACCTGCACACCATCCCCCTCTCCGTCGAGGCGTCCCCCGCGACCGCCACCGCCGACCGCCTGAGCGTCCTCGCCGACCGCGGCACCACCCGCCTCAGCCTCGGTGTCCAGAGCTTCGACGACACCGAGGCGCGCGCCGCCGTCCGCCCGCAGAAACGCGCGGACGTCGAAGCCGCGCTCGGCAGGATCAGGGACGCGGCCATCCCCGTCCTCAACATCGACCTGATCTACGGCATCGACGGCCAGACGGCTGCGACCTGGCTCAACTCCCTCGACGCGGCGCTGAGTTGGCGCCCTGAGGAGCTGTACCTCTACCCCCTGTACGTCCGCCCCCTCACCGGCCTCGACCGCCGGGCCCAGGACGCCCCCGACCCGGCATGGGACCAACAACGCCTGCGCCTCTACAAGTTGGGCCGCGACCACCTCCTCGCCCACGGCTACGTCCAGCACTCCATGCGCATGTTCCGCCGGGCCGACGCCCCCGACCAGGGCGCCGACGACTACGCCTGCCAGACCGACGGCATGATCGGCCTCGGCTGCGGAGCACGCTCGTACACCAGAGACCTGCACTACTCCTTCGACTACGCGGTCAACATGACCGAGATACGCGGGATCGTCGACGCGTACGTGGCCACCGAGGACTTCACCCACGCGGAGATCGGCTTCGAGATGGACGACGACGAGCGCCGCCGCCGCTACCTGCTCCAGTCCCTCCTCCAGGCGGAGGGACTGCCCGCGGTGGGCCAACGGGAGTACTTCGCGCCCGAGTTGGAGCGCTGGGTCGAGCGCGGCTGGCTGACGGACACGGACGACCACCTGAAGCTCACCCCGGAGGGCCTCGCCCACTCCGACGCGATCGGACCCGAGCTGTTCTCCCCGGTGGTGCGCCACCGGATGGCCGAGTACGAAAGAAAGTAGCCCCCGGGATGGACCTCACCCTCCTCTACCGCGGCCCGCTCGCCTCCTGCGACTACGACTGCCCCTACTGCCCGTTCGCCAAGCGCCGCGACACCCCGGCCCAACTCCGCGCCGACAGACAGGCGTTGGACCGCTTCACCACTTGGGCCACCCACCAGACCGACGACACCCTGTCGATCCTCTTCACCCCCTGGGGCGAGGGTCTGGTCCGTTCCTGGTACCGGCGCGCGCTCGCCGACCTCTCCCACCTCCCGCACGTCCGCCGCGTCGCGATCCAGACCAACCTGAGCTGCCGCACCGACTGGCTGACCGAGGCCGACCCCGCCACCCTCGCCCTGTGGTGCACCTACCACCCCGGCCAGACCCCCTACGACCGCTTCCTGACCAAGTGCCGTGACCTCGCGGCGAAGGGCATCCGCCACAGCGTCGGTGTCGTCGGCCTCCCCGACCACCTCGACCACGCCCGCCGCCTGCGCGCCGACCTCCCGGGCCACGTCTACCTGTGGATCAACGCGGCCGAGGGCCACACTTACGACGACGCCTCCGCCGCCGACTGGACGGCCCTCGACCCCCTCTTCCCCTACAGCCGCCACCCGCACCGGAGCGCCGGACTGCCCTGCCGCACCGGCGAGTCGGTGATCTCGGTGGACGGCGAGGGGACGGTCCGGCGCTGTCACTTCGTCAAAGCGGAACTGGGGAACCTGTACGACGGCTCCTACCGGGAAGCCCTGAAGCCCCGCGCCTGCCCGCTCGCCGCCTGCGACTGCCACATCGGGTACGTGCACCTGGAAACCCTCCCGCTGTACGACGTGTTCGCGGGAGGGGTCCTGGAGCGGATCCCTACGGCCGTCGCGCGAGCCGCAGGGTGAGGATCTGGAACGGCCGCAGCGCGAACCGCACGCCGTCCCCGTCGACGTCCACCGACTCGCCTTCCAGCGGGCGTTCCAGCAGGTCGGTGACCGTCGCCCCGGCCAGCGGGAAACCGGCCGTGAGGGTGGCGCGGGCGCGGGTGCCCCGGGACTCGAAGAGCCGGACGACGACGTCGCCGCTCTCGTCGTCCGCGAGCTTCACGGCCTCGACGACCACGCCTTCGTCGTCCACGGCGACCAGCGGCGCGACCGTCGCCGAGCCCGGCACCGTCCGCTCGGCCAGGTTGACCCGGTAGCCCTCGCGGACCGCGTCCGGCACCTGCGCGCCGATCAGGAGGCCGTAGGACAGGCGATGGGTGCCCTGGTCCTGCTCCGGGTCGGGGAAGCGGGCCGCGCGCAGCAGGGTCAGGCGGACGGTCGTGGTCGTGCCGCCGTCGGCGCGGACGTCACGGGTGACGTCGTGCCCGTACGAGGAGTCGTTGACCAGGGCCGCGCCCCAGTCGCGCTCGCCGACGTGCAGATAGCGGTGGGCGCAGATCTCGAACTTGGCGGCGTCCCAGGTGGTGTTGGTGTGGGTGGGGCGCTCGACGTGGCCGAAGGGGATCTCGGCGGTGGAGTGCGCGGCCCGCACGTCCAGTGGGAACGCGGCCTTGAGGACCTTCTCCCGCTCGTGCCAGTCGACGACCGTGTCCACCGAAAGCCGCCGCGAACCGGCCGGCAGGGTCAGCGTCTGCTCGATCCGCGACTCCCCGAACACCCGGACCACCCGCACCCCGTCCCCGGCCTCGGTCGCCGTCACCGACTCGGCCTCGGTGAGGTCGCGCACGGTGTTGCGGTAGAAGACGTCCAGGTCCCAGGCGTCCCACTGGTTCGGGAAGTCCTGGTGCAGCTGGAGCAGGTTCCCGACCGTGCCGGGTGCCAGCGCCTCACGGTCGGCCGCCAGGTCGTACGCGGAGGTGACGAGACCGCGCTGATCGATGACGACCCGGACCAGCCCGTTGTCGAGCACGAAAGTCCGGCCATCGACGACGGGACTCACCGCAGCGCCCGGGTTCTGCGCGCGCGGCACCGCGCCGAACGCCGCGACCCCGCCCCGGGCATGGGGCGCCGCGTTGAAGACGACCGTCCCCTCCCCGTCCCCGGCCAGCGCCTCCTGCGCCGCCGAGATCAGCCCGTTCAGCTCCTCGGCGACCCGCGTGTATGTCACCTCGGCCTCGCGGTGCACCCAGGCGATGGACGTGCCGGGCAGGATGTCGTGGAACTGGTGGAGCAGGACCGTCTTCCACAGCCGGTCCAACTCGGCGTACGGATACGCCACCCCCTCCCGCACGGCCGCCGTCGCCGCCCACAACTCGGCCTCCCGCAACAGGTGTTCGCTGCGCCGGT encodes:
- a CDS encoding STM4014 family protein; its protein translation is MPISGGTDAPETTTWARGEADTAEAPRTPGETPASPAFPARGAAHRESPAAPAPLAGLPACGNPAEAAPARAHTPGPAPATPAPRPPVLTVIGNPGNRRVTLYTDAVRAAGLPAPRVLAWADVLAAGGADFAPGEVVRLDSPGEHPEVDRVLRGGDDPTRVEGSARWYAAFLTALGTLRGGVRLDDPDDLAVLFDKRRCHGRLREAGVPVPHSPTSGPAAPAVHGWDDVRTAMREHRMPRLFVKLAHGSSASGVLAVETAGGGRIRATTSVERAPDGRLFNSLKVRRYDSEREIAAIVDRLAPDHLHLERWFPKAAQRGRAADLRVVVVAGRATHAVVRTSGTPLTNLHLGGRRGDLAEARAAVEAAGGRWADVLGVAEQAAARFPRTLCVGVDLLPAVGWTGAVVGEVNAFGDLLPGLTGLPGSGAEGLDTYAAQVDATLNHTHALTHAHAAHHTPKPPAHAAATLAPNHGRTTHAHP
- a CDS encoding STM4013/SEN3800 family hydrolase; this encodes MTRIVGTHDLLLVTLDTLRYDVAVELAEEGRIPNLARHLPGGRWEERHAPGSFTYASHQAMFAGFLPTPATPGPHPRLFAARFAGSETTAGGTFVYDTPDLVSGLAKEGYRTVCVGGVGFFNQRGPLGSVLPGLFQEAHWEPEFGVTSPHSFENQVTRAEQIVAGLPQDQRLFLFVNVAALHQPNWFHLPGATREAGDTRATHAAALEYVDRHIGRLFTAASSRRPCFTIVCSDHGTAYGDDGYTGHRLGHPVVWTVPYAQFTLNQGESA
- a CDS encoding STM4012 family radical SAM protein yields the protein MTTNRVTESPYQSYVYAYPHKTAYRKLDDRPPLTKLWADEPKAALSLYFHIPFCEVRCGFCNLFTRIGAPDGLTAAYLDALERQAAAAREALGPGDRRFATAAFGGGTPTFLTAAELDRLCDLAEDMGADLHTIPLSVEASPATATADRLSVLADRGTTRLSLGVQSFDDTEARAAVRPQKRADVEAALGRIRDAAIPVLNIDLIYGIDGQTAATWLNSLDAALSWRPEELYLYPLYVRPLTGLDRRAQDAPDPAWDQQRLRLYKLGRDHLLAHGYVQHSMRMFRRADAPDQGADDYACQTDGMIGLGCGARSYTRDLHYSFDYAVNMTEIRGIVDAYVATEDFTHAEIGFEMDDDERRRRYLLQSLLQAEGLPAVGQREYFAPELERWVERGWLTDTDDHLKLTPEGLAHSDAIGPELFSPVVRHRMAEYERK
- a CDS encoding STM4011 family radical SAM protein produces the protein MDLTLLYRGPLASCDYDCPYCPFAKRRDTPAQLRADRQALDRFTTWATHQTDDTLSILFTPWGEGLVRSWYRRALADLSHLPHVRRVAIQTNLSCRTDWLTEADPATLALWCTYHPGQTPYDRFLTKCRDLAAKGIRHSVGVVGLPDHLDHARRLRADLPGHVYLWINAAEGHTYDDASAADWTALDPLFPYSRHPHRSAGLPCRTGESVISVDGEGTVRRCHFVKAELGNLYDGSYREALKPRACPLAACDCHIGYVHLETLPLYDVFAGGVLERIPTAVARAAG